The Alphaproteobacteria bacterium SS10 region TTATCTGGGCGTGCAATCACTCACCCCGACAGAGTTTCTGCATATTGTTAGCTATCACCGAGAGATCGATCGCCAGGGGCGGTTGGTTGAGGCGGGACTGCATGTGGCCGCCCGACTTCAGGCCGATAGCTTAGGGCTTAAGACGCCAGAGCGGTATGAGCAGCTGAGTGCTATGGCCCGCGAGGTTCAGGTGCTGGCCCAAGATTTTGCCTATGAGGCGAAATCCCTGCCCAAGATCGATGGCAAGAATTTCGGTGAGGTCGCCGACGCAATTAGAAGCAGCTATGACGCTGAAAAGGCTCAATTCTTCACCGCAGCCTCTGTCTGTATGTACTTGATGCAGCATCGGGCGATGCTCGATAAGCTTGAGCGACTGGTCACCTTGCTAGGGTCTAGCGATAAGGCCGGTATCGCGATTATGGATTCCATTTTTGCTGATGCGATCAGCTCGCCAGGCCTGATGCGGGATATGCTGGGGCCACAGATCTCTCTCGCTGACCATATTGGCCAGTGCATGAAGGTCATCCGTGGCGAATATGGCACCGATGGTACCGGTGCCAGGTTCCTCACCGCTGTTAGCCACTTGATCTCTGGCGGCCTCTGCCCAGAGGCGGGCGAGGCGATCCGGATGCATTTGGTGAAGGCATTCTGCAGCAATACACCGCTGGATCGCCGCGAAACTGATCCAATGGATGAGCGGCGGAAGCTTGAGCGGATTGCCTATGACATGGAAGACGATCCGCTGTTAGAGCCGGATCGTGAGCAGCTTGATAAGGCGATTGATCAGCGCCGCCGGCGGCTTAGAAGCGATCTTTTACGCCAACAAGGCCTCGAAGAATTGGCCGATCAGGCCCTCTGAGGCGATAAATTCCCTGATTTTGGTCCTAATGCTGGTCATCTACGACTTAGCGCCGTACCTTTGTAACTGCCGACCTGATTGCTAGCAGGTCCGAGATATTGCTTGGGGTAAAGGTATTTATCTGTCGATGTCTATACTGGATGACTCGACCATAGCGCTCGAATTTATCGAGTTTATCGAACAACGGCCGCACACGGTGAACGCGCTTATGCGCCGCGTCCTGTCCCGTTGTCGTGAGCTCACGCGCGCCCAGGCCGGGACGGTTTTCATCGTTCGTAAGGTCGGGCGGCAGCGGATGCTGCAGGCCATCAGCCTTCAAAATGACCTGATTAAGATGGGGCAGAGCACATTCTCAATCCCCATCAATAACTCATCGATCGCGGGCTATGTCGCAGAAACCGGTGAGGTTGTGTTCATCGACGATACGAACCACCTGCCAGCCGGTGCGCCCTATACCTTCAACCGGAAGTTTGATGAGGACACGGGGTTCAACACCCAGTCGATCATGGCGTTCCCGATCACTAACTTTGAAGGCAAGATCATCGGTGTTGCCCAGCTAATCAACGCACAGACCGAGGCGGATGAGGTTTGCACCTTCAACCGCGACTTTGCCCGTGTGATCCAACCGGTGAACAATATCATTGGTCGCGCGATTGAACGGGCTGAGCATACCGAGAAGCTGCAGACCAAGAACGCGCAACTCCGTCGTCGCAACAAAGAGCTGCGCGATGAGCGGGAGCGGGTGGAGATGCTGCGCGCTGAGACCGAAAGCGCGCTGATGACCACCGTCGATCTGCTCGCCCGCGCGGCTGAGCTTCATGACGATGTTACAGGTAAGCATGTGAGCAGGGTTGGCCAGTACAGTGCCGCCCTCGCTGATTTCCTCGGCATGAGTAAGGCGTTCGTCGATGAAATTCGCTACTGCGCGACGCTTCATGATGTCGGCAAGATGTCTGTTAATCAAGCGATCTTGCACAAGCCGGGTCGGTTAACTGACGCTGAGTTTGATGAGATGAAGCTGCACACGACCTATGGCTTCACCATCCTTGAAGAGGTTGATCGCCTAAAGATGGCAGCTGATATCGCGCTATCGCACCATGAGCGTTGGGATGGTGGCGGTTATCCGAACCGGATTTCCGGTGAGGAAATTCCCATGGCAGCCCGCATCGTTTGTTTTGCGGATATCTATGACGCCCTGCGTAGTGTTCGGCCGTATAAGAAGGCGTTCAGCCACCAGCAATCGATTGAGATCATGCTGAAAGGTGATGACCGGTTGGACCCGTCCAAGCACTTTGATCCAAAGCTGCTTGAGCTGTTCTGCAACCATCACCAGGTGTTCGGTGAGATTTACCACGCCCTGGCCGATGAAGAGCTGCCAGCAGCTGAATAGAGTAGCCCCGGTAAACTCACTTCAATGCTGATCCATGAATAGATACTCGCCGTATCTATCGGTACTAGTTGCTTGATAGGCCAGACGGATCAAAGCCTGGCCCACCCAACCCTCATGACCGATGGTGTTGATCAATGACCGATGGTTTGCCTGTCTTGACCCGTTTTCAACGTGGCCTGATGTCTGGTGTCGCCGGTATGGCGATAGGCCTTGCCGGCATGGTTTCTGCCAGCGCCGCCGACCTGCCAAAGGATCTGCACTTCCAGGTCTTTATGGGGGAGAAGGATATCGGCACCCATGTGATTGAGTTCAGCGAAGGGGATGCCGAGGGAACCGTGAATGTCGATATCGATATCGATCTCGCGGTGAAGTACGCCTTCATCACCTTCTTCAAGTACAGCCACGACAATAGTGAGGTCTGGGCAGGCAATGAGCTGCTCTCCCTAACCTCCAATACCGAGGATGACGGCCGGGATTTCTTTGTCGAGGCATCACGGGCAAGCGACCTGTTGCAGGTTAATGGCTCCCGAGGGGCTTATGAGACCGCACAGGTCTTAAGCTCCACCTCCTACTGGAACTTGGATGCCCTGTTGGGCGCAGAAACGCTGGTGAACTCCCAGAAGGGGGACCTGCTCGATTTCACGCTTGAGAAGTTGGGCAGTGAGGAGGTGACGGCACGCGGTGAGACCGTGATGGCGGATAAGTACTTCCTGGACGCTAAGATCGACACCACCCTCTGGTACTCACAAGAGACCAAGGAGTGGGTGAAGATGACCTTTGAGGCTCGTGATCGAACCTTCCGGTATGAGTTAATCGACCCAGCAGCCAAGGTTGCCGCGGGTGAAGAGAGCTAAGCAGGCGATTTGCGCCGCTCGCCTATAGCGCCCTCCGCTCTACCTTTGTCATCAAGCATTTAACGATTTAACGAGCTTGATTATGCCCTGCCTGCGCCTTGTTCTTGGTGACCAACTTACCCATTCCGTCGCCAGCTTGCGCGGGCTGGGTGAGGGCGACTTAGTCCTGATGGCTGAGGTTCGGGCTGAAGCCACCTACGTTAAGCATCATAAGAAGAAGATCGCGTTTCTGTTCTCCGCCATGCGCCATTTTGCAGAGGAGCTGAAGGGCGCTGGTGTTGATGTTCGCTACCGCCACTACGACGATGCAGATAATGCTGGCTCGCTATTTGGGGAGGTGCAGGCAGCGCTGTCGGCGCGCCCCGATCTGGATACCGTGATTGTAACCGCTCCTGGCGAGTATCGCCTGATGGCGGAGATGCAGGAATGGGGCGAGCGCCTCGACCGTACGGTCCACATCCGCGACGATGATCGCTTTATCTGCACGATTGATGAATTCAAGCAATGGGCAGAGGGGCGCAAGCAATACCGGACGGAATTCTTCTACCGTGAGATGCGAAAGAAGACCGGCATCCTGATGACCGATGATGGCGAACCTGAGGGTGGGCAATGGAACTATGATCAGGAGAACCGCAAGCCACCCAAGCAGGGGCTAAACCCACCAGCAGCCCCCACCTTCGACCATGACGAGATTACCCAAGAGGTGCTGGAACTGGTTGAGCGAGAGTTTGGCGATCATTTCGGTGATCTAGAGCCATTCGACCATATGGGCGTAACCCGTCAGCACGCCGACCAAGCACTCGATATGTTCATTGAAGACCGGCTGGTTCAGTTTGGCGACTACCAGGATGCGATGGTGGCCGGTGAGCCGACCATGTATCACAGCCTAATCTCCGCCTATCTGAACGCCGGTTTGCTCGACCCGATTACCTGCTGTGACCGGGCTGCGGCGGCCTATGAGGCGGGCAAGGCTCCCCTAAATGCCGTTGAGGGCTTCATCCGGCAAATCTTGGGCTGGCGTGAGTTTGTGCGTGGTCTCTACTGGGCCAAGATGCCTGAATATCTTGAGATGAATGCGCTGAACGCCCAGCGTCCGCTGCCTGAGTTCTATTGGACTGGTGAGACTGATATGCGCTGCCTGAGTGAGGCGGTGGATGCCACCAAGAAATACGCCTATGCCCACCACATTCAGCGCCTGATGGTCCTCGGTAATTTCGCCCTGCTGATGGGGGTGAAGCCTGACGAGATCAATGAGTGGTTCTTGGTCGTCTACGCTGACGCATATGAGTGGGTGGAGGTGCCCAATGTGCATGGCATGGCGATCTTTGCCGATGGCGGCATCTTAGGCTCTAAACCCTACGCATCCAGCGGGGCCTATATCGACAAGATGTCCAATTACTGCGCTGATTGCCGATACAAGGTGAAGGAAAAGAACGGCGAAGATGCATGCCCGTTTAATTATCTCTATTGGGATTTCCTGATGCGTAATCAGGAGACACTGAAGGGCAATCAACGCATGTCGATGATCTTCAGCACGCTACGCAAATTCTCTGATGAGAAGCGGGAGCAGATCGTTGAGGACAGTGAGCGGTTCCTCCGCTCGATCGAGCCTGCCGATGACAATTGGTATGCCCGTAGCCGCGCCGATGCGCCGGTCGCAGCTGAGTAAACTAACAAAGGAACTAACCCATGACCGCTATGCCTCCAGCCACCACACCGAGTGATGGTATTGCCTGGATCACTGGTGCCTCAACCGGCCTCGGCCGTGCGTTGGCGGTTGAGTTGGTCAATCGTGGGTGGAGGGTTGCTGTAAGCGCCCGCTCTGAGGACAAGCTGAAAACCATCGCTGATGAGGTGGCGAAGGATAAGGCGGATAACGTCATCATCGCACCGCTAGATGTAACGGATAAAGAGCAGTCGGCCGCGGTGGTGGCCAAGCTGGTTAAGGAGCATGGTCCCATCGCCCGCGCGGTGATGAACGCCGGTACCTATGACCCGATGGCGAGTGATTTGTTCAATGCAGAGGGCTATGCCCGGCTGATGAATATCAACTGCAATGGCGTCGCCTATAGCCTTGAGCCTGTGCTGGAACATATGGCGCAGAACAAGAAGGGGCAGGTGGCCATCACCGCCAGTATCGCCGGGTATCGCGGCCTCCCAAACTCCATCGCCTATAGCTCAAGCAAGGCCGCGTTGATCGCGATGGCGGAGGCGCTGAAATTCAATTGCGACCCGCATAATATTCGGGTGCAGATTTGTAACCCTGGCTTCGTCCGCACCCCGCTGACCGATAAGAACGAGTTCGAGATGCCGTTCTTGATGGAGGTGGATGATGCCGCCCGCGATTTCGCCGATGGGCTCGATAAGCGCCGGTTTGAGATTGTGTTTCCCTGGATATTCACCAGTATCGTGCGCCGTATCTCCCGACTACCCTATGGGCTCTATTTCCCCATGGTGAAGAAGGCAACGGCCGGTGGCTGATCAACAAACATATCTTCAGGGGCTGGATCGCTACCTCGATTTTTGGATCAACATTAAGCCAGAGGTGATCGACCAAGTTCGCGACGTCGTGACCCCGGATTTCCGTTTCCAGGATCCCTTCAACGACGCCCATTCGGTCGAGGATTTGATCAAGATCTTTGAGCACATGTTCAAAGAGTGCGAGCAACCGAGGTTTAAGGTTTTGCAGCGCGGCCTTGATGCCGGTGGTCC contains the following coding sequences:
- a CDS encoding HD domain-containing protein produces the protein MSILDDSTIALEFIEFIEQRPHTVNALMRRVLSRCRELTRAQAGTVFIVRKVGRQRMLQAISLQNDLIKMGQSTFSIPINNSSIAGYVAETGEVVFIDDTNHLPAGAPYTFNRKFDEDTGFNTQSIMAFPITNFEGKIIGVAQLINAQTEADEVCTFNRDFARVIQPVNNIIGRAIERAEHTEKLQTKNAQLRRRNKELRDERERVEMLRAETESALMTTVDLLARAAELHDDVTGKHVSRVGQYSAALADFLGMSKAFVDEIRYCATLHDVGKMSVNQAILHKPGRLTDAEFDEMKLHTTYGFTILEEVDRLKMAADIALSHHERWDGGGYPNRISGEEIPMAARIVCFADIYDALRSVRPYKKAFSHQQSIEIMLKGDDRLDPSKHFDPKLLELFCNHHQVFGEIYHALADEELPAAE
- a CDS encoding cryptochrome/photolyase family protein — its product is MPCLRLVLGDQLTHSVASLRGLGEGDLVLMAEVRAEATYVKHHKKKIAFLFSAMRHFAEELKGAGVDVRYRHYDDADNAGSLFGEVQAALSARPDLDTVIVTAPGEYRLMAEMQEWGERLDRTVHIRDDDRFICTIDEFKQWAEGRKQYRTEFFYREMRKKTGILMTDDGEPEGGQWNYDQENRKPPKQGLNPPAAPTFDHDEITQEVLELVEREFGDHFGDLEPFDHMGVTRQHADQALDMFIEDRLVQFGDYQDAMVAGEPTMYHSLISAYLNAGLLDPITCCDRAAAAYEAGKAPLNAVEGFIRQILGWREFVRGLYWAKMPEYLEMNALNAQRPLPEFYWTGETDMRCLSEAVDATKKYAYAHHIQRLMVLGNFALLMGVKPDEINEWFLVVYADAYEWVEVPNVHGMAIFADGGILGSKPYASSGAYIDKMSNYCADCRYKVKEKNGEDACPFNYLYWDFLMRNQETLKGNQRMSMIFSTLRKFSDEKREQIVEDSERFLRSIEPADDNWYARSRADAPVAAE
- a CDS encoding SDR family NAD(P)-dependent oxidoreductase, with the protein product MPPATTPSDGIAWITGASTGLGRALAVELVNRGWRVAVSARSEDKLKTIADEVAKDKADNVIIAPLDVTDKEQSAAVVAKLVKEHGPIARAVMNAGTYDPMASDLFNAEGYARLMNINCNGVAYSLEPVLEHMAQNKKGQVAITASIAGYRGLPNSIAYSSSKAALIAMAEALKFNCDPHNIRVQICNPGFVRTPLTDKNEFEMPFLMEVDDAARDFADGLDKRRFEIVFPWIFTSIVRRISRLPYGLYFPMVKKATAGG